The following coding sequences are from one Canis lupus baileyi chromosome 19, mCanLup2.hap1, whole genome shotgun sequence window:
- the JAGN1 gene encoding protein jagunal homolog 1 isoform X1 has product MASRAGPRAAGTDGSDFQHRERVAMHYQMSVTLKYEIKKLIYVHLVIWLLLVAKMSVGHLRLLSHDQVAMPYQWEYPYLLSIVPSLLGLLSFPRNNISYLVLSMISMGLFSIAPLIYGSMEMFPAAQQLYRHGKAYRFLFGFSAVSVMYLVLVLAVQVHAWQLYYSKKLLDSWFTSTQEKKRK; this is encoded by the exons ATGGCATCTCGGGCAGGCCCGCGAGCGGCCGGTACCGACGGCAGCGACTTTCAGCACCGGGAGCGCGTCGCCATGCACTACCAGATGAG TGTGACTCTCAAGTATGAAATCAAGAAGCTGATCTACGTGCATCTGGTCATATGGCTGCTCCTGGTTGCCAAGATGAGCGTGGGACACCTGAGGCTATTGTCGCATGATCAGGTGGCCATGCCCTATCAGTGGGAATACCCGTATCTGCTGAGCATTGTGCCCTCTCTCTTgggcctcctctccttccctcgaAACAACATTAGCTACCTCGTGCTCTCCATGATCAGCATGGGGCTCTTTTCCATAGCTCCCCTCATTTATGGCAGCATGGAGATGTTCCCTGCTGCACAGCAGCTCTACCGCCATGGAAAGGCTTACCGCTTCCTCTTTGGTTTTTCTGCCGTCTCTGTCATGTACCTGGTGTTGGTGCTGGCAGTTCAAGTGCATGCCTGGCAGTTATACTACAGCAAGAAGCTCCTAGACTCTTGGTTCACCAGCACACAGGAGAAGAAGCGTAAATGA
- the JAGN1 gene encoding protein jagunal homolog 1 isoform X2 — protein MSVGHLRLLSHDQVAMPYQWEYPYLLSIVPSLLGLLSFPRNNISYLVLSMISMGLFSIAPLIYGSMEMFPAAQQLYRHGKAYRFLFGFSAVSVMYLVLVLAVQVHAWQLYYSKKLLDSWFTSTQEKKRK, from the coding sequence ATGAGCGTGGGACACCTGAGGCTATTGTCGCATGATCAGGTGGCCATGCCCTATCAGTGGGAATACCCGTATCTGCTGAGCATTGTGCCCTCTCTCTTgggcctcctctccttccctcgaAACAACATTAGCTACCTCGTGCTCTCCATGATCAGCATGGGGCTCTTTTCCATAGCTCCCCTCATTTATGGCAGCATGGAGATGTTCCCTGCTGCACAGCAGCTCTACCGCCATGGAAAGGCTTACCGCTTCCTCTTTGGTTTTTCTGCCGTCTCTGTCATGTACCTGGTGTTGGTGCTGGCAGTTCAAGTGCATGCCTGGCAGTTATACTACAGCAAGAAGCTCCTAGACTCTTGGTTCACCAGCACACAGGAGAAGAAGCGTAAATGA